Part of the Leptospira saintgironsiae genome, CGTCGGGGCCACAGGTGTCTTGATGTTCTTTCATCTCTTGGATGATTATACAAAAGTTGTTCATGAGTTTTTGGGTATATGTTTTGTTTTGTTTGCGATCTTTCATATACGAATGAATTGGAGCAGCATCAAAAATTACGCAAAGAAGAAACAACTTCTTCTTCCGAGTATTGCAATCCTTATCATTTCAATCGCGTTTATCGTTGGTGGAAAAATGCATGGGAATCTAGAGCATGATATTTTGGAGAAAGTATTAAGATCTCCTGTTTCAGATTCTTTTAAATTGCTGAACGGAGACTATCAGCAAGCCGAAGAAATTCTAAAAAAGAATAATGTAATCATAGATGATCCTTCTAAGTCTTTAGAAGAGATCAGTATCCAAAATAAAAAGTCTCCAGAAGAAATTGTAGAATTGATTTTGAAGTGATCAGAGATATGAACTGGAATAGCTGGATTAAAACTTATAAAAAGCCAAAGCACTACGTTCTAAAAACATTTACAGTCGCTGTAATAATAATAGCCGCTGCTTGCTTTTTGATTGAATGCAAAAAATCTGCCATCTCTGAAGACCAAACAATCGCGATCATCAATGCAAATATCTTTGATGGAGAAAATCTGATTAAAGATCGCACGTTGGTAATTAAGGGGAATCGTATTCATTCAATCGGCGGAGAAATTCCAGCAGGTGCGAGGATTGTAGATGCTGAAGGTAGCATGTTAATGCCGGGTCTGATGGATTCTCATGTTCATACGGATATAGATGGTTTACATGATGCACTTTTGTTCGGAGTGACTACAGAATTAGAGATGACCGGTCAATGGATGTTTTGGGAACGTTGGCAGCTTGCAAATCGAAATGATATTGCGGACATGCGTTCTGCAGGTATGGGAATCACTCCTCCTGGTGGACATCCAACTCAATACATGCAATTAAGTAGTAACTGGTTCTTAAAAACATTTTATCGTTATCCATTTGTTTCTACTCCGGAAGAAGCAATTAAGTTCGTGGATAAACAAGTAGAAGGAGGTTCCGACTTCATTAAGATCATTATAGAAGACGGAGACACAGTCGGAACACCAGGACTTCCTGTAATTGATGATGCTACTCTAATTGCTTCCGTGAAAGCTTCTCATCGTCGCGGAAAGATGGCAATCGCTCATGTTACTTCTATTGCAGGAGGGCGAAGAGCAATTTCTGCAGGAGTAGATGGACTTGCTCATATGTTCTTTGATGAGAAACCTGATAACGATCTGATTGCTGAGATTCGATCTTCTGGCGCTTTTATAGTACCAACATTAACTACACTCTCTACAGCATTCGGAAATAGTCCTCGCACATTAGTCTCAGATAAACGTGTTAGTTCCAAACTGAGCAAAGAATGGTTAGAAGCTCTTTCCAAAAGTATGAATGTTTATCCTAAGGGGAAATTAGAAGATTCTTTCGAAAGTGTAATGGCTCTTCATAAATCTGGCGTGGATATATTAGCAGGAAGTGATGTATCAGAGCCTATCGCAGATCTTGGAGGACTTGCTCATGGTGCAAGCCTTCATCATGAATTACAATTATTGGTAGAGGCAGGATTCAAACCTATAGAAGCATTACGTGCTGCAACTTCTGTCCCTGCGAGAAGGTTTAGCCTAAACGATCGTGGTAGGATTTTTCCAGGTGCCAGGGCTGACTTACTATTGATTGATGGAAATCCACTTCAGAATATTTCAGAGACTTTATCTATTCGAAATGTTTGGCGCGCCGGTATTCAGCAGTAAGTCGGAGTAATTCTTAGTTCTTACTCCAAACCACATAAGAAGGTTTTACTGAAACCACAAAGTATTTGTCCTTGATTCGTATCTCTGCGTAAGCTCGATTTAGAATTTTACGATATACTATAAATTCCAGATTCCAAGGACCCGGCTCAGAAGAAGGACCCAAAACTTTTGGTTGCGTGGACTCCGCGTTCGATTCGGATTCCGATCCGTTTTTCCAGATCCATTTTACGGAAAGTGGAAGATAAGCAGGATCAGCAAATGCAAAACTTGCCTCTTCCTCTTCTTCTGCTACTATAGAAAGTAATGTTTCCAAACTTCCTGGAGAAACTTCTTTGCAGAATTGAGGTTGTATAGAAGGAGTTCCGAAGAATGGCCTACGTATTACCTTACATAAATATTTTGCTCTGTCTGGAACTACAAGATCCGCTTCTTTATCTCGAGCATCCCAGAAAGGAAATTTATTTCTGCTCTCTGGAGGAATAAGTTTATTCAGAATGTCTGCTGATTCTGAATCTTCTTCAGAGTCGTCGTCTTTATCAGAAGTTTTAGAACCGACTTGTTTTACGAACAGATCGATTGCTTCTCTGCCACCGCCTTCGAGCGCATAAGCAAATACCGGGTCTGGATTTTCCCTCATTAGGATTTTGAGAGCAGGTAAATAGGTTTGGATCCAGTCCCAATTGCCTGACTGACAGATCTTCTTCATTAATATTTCGGATTCATCACCTGCATTGAATGAATCTCCTATCATAGCACAGGCTTCTTTTTTTCTGTCCATGATCAGTAGATTTTTTGCAGTTTCCCATTTTCCTCTTTTGGAAGAAGCATAAGTACCGCTTGTCAAAAAATATCTGGTACTGGATTCAAATTTTCCGCTATGTCTGAGAAACTTTGCATATAAAAATAAAAGGTCTGATTTGGATTCATTGCTTAAGTCTTTGAATCTTCCAGAAAGGAATACTCTTTTGTATGGAGTTCCTTTTCCAGACTGTATAGAAGATCCCACCCAAAGTGGAAGTGCCTCATCTTTTGTAAGAACATCTTTGGAGAATAGATAAAAGAATATATTATCCCATCCTTCAAAATCTCTTTGTTTCATTTTGAGTGAATAACAAAGACGGATCAATGAATGATTTTCTTTTTTGGATAATACTCTATAAGGATCTGGAGGTGTTGGTTGGATCAGCTCTCCTGTTTCTGGATGAACTGTTGGCTCAGGTGGGATCCAAACTGGAGTTTCCTTAGAACAAGAATTTATAACAGCTAATAATGAGAATGGTGTAACGCCCAATCCATCTGAAAGTGTCTTTACTAAAGAAGACCATTCTCCTTTTTTATTTTTTAAACTTCCAGCTCTGGTTTGGTATTGGATGGCAGGAAGATATTTATTAAATTTTTCGTATAAAAAGTAAAGCCTGGAAGATGCAGTTTTTTTAAAGTCTCCTGTGCCTGAAGATCGAACTACTTCCTCGTATAATGGGATTGCAAATACAGGAGAAAGTTTCTCCAACTCGTAAGCTTCTTCATAAGAAACCGCAAAGCTCAAACTAGGAAAAAGTGAAAATGCCAGAAAGAAAAGAACCGCATTCTTTCTTTTAGAAAACATTCTTCAAAAGCTCCTGTTTTGCGTCCGACTTATGGGTCAGAGGACAGGTTTCCGCAGGAAGATGAGAAGGATGGAATAATTCACCGATCTTTTTAGGACAATCAGGCCCAGGAAGTTTTCCAGATTCAGGACAGATCTCCATAGTCACAGCTCTTTGGGAGTATGAGTATTTTCTTCTTTCTTCCTTATCTCCAGATTCTGCAGAATCAAATAGTTTAGCGATTGTTCCCCATAAAGGAGCCGCAATTGTTCCGCCTAACGCAGAATTTCCCATTCCAAATCCTGGAGAATCATAACCTAACCAAACTGCCATGGAAATCCCAGGTCTAACTCCTACGAACCAAGCATCTCTATGTTCGTTTGTAGTCCCTGTTTTTCCAGCGACTTCTCCCCTATAGCCTGTGTTTCTAACACCTGCATGATTTGCACTTCCATGTAGTAGATCCACCATGATCTCAGCAGTAGGTGGCGTGATCGCCTTTCTGGTCTGAGGCCATTTCAAATTAAATTCGTCCTGGTCCTTTCTTTGGTAGACTACGTTACCCGCTCTATCTACTACTTTTTCGATCAAATGAGGTCGTACTATATTTCCGTCATTTGCAAATGCAGAATATGCAGAAGCCATTTCTAAAGGAGAAAGTTCTAAGGAACCTAATGCCAAAGAAAGATCTCGTCTGAATCTACTTTTTAGGACTTTCTCTTCCGGAAAGAAAAATCTTTCGAATGCTGTAGAGATCTCGCCTAATCCTAGTTTCTCGGCGATCTGGACCGCTGCTGTGTTTTTGGATTTTGCAAGCGCAACTCTAAGAGAAATATCTCCGTCGTATTGGTTTCCTATATTCTCAGGCATCCAATTCGAAACTGAGTTTTTATATATCAAAGGTGCATCTAAGATATGTGTAGCAGGATTTGCAATCCCAGAATCAATCGCTTCTGAATACAGGATCGGTTTGATCGTAGATCCTGTTTGTCTAAACATCCCTGTCGCTCTCGGAAATTGGTTATCCGATTTGAATTCTGTTCCCCCATGTAAAAGAAGAACATCTCCAGTTTGAGGATCCACTGCTACTACTGCAGCCTGAAGTCCACTATCTCCTCCAGTTACAAATCGATCCGTATCTATGAATAATTCCAATGCAGGAGAAAGATCCGCGACTAAATTTCGGAAAGGAGTTACATCCGCATTTTTACCGTTCTCTGTGAGACGGTTTCGTCTAACCTGTCCACTTTTTAGAAGATTTTCCACATGTGTTTTGACCACCTTCTGCAATTCAGCCTGAACTGGTTGAGAAATTGTGGTATAAACTGAAAATCCTCCGCTTTCATAAATATTCGTATCAGGATACATTGTTTGGAGAAATTTTCGGACATGTTCAGTCACATAAGGAGAATCATCCTTACGATTTCCGTAAACTGTCTCTCCAGGAGAGCGAGTATTGAATGTTTGGTAGATGTCCTGGATCGCGGGTCTAAGATCTTCTTTTAATGCACCATCATTTTCGAGAGATCGGAGGATCGCCTCTACCCTCCCAGAAGATAGATCAGGATTTTTTAATGGAGAAAAACGATTAGGAGCAGATGCCAAAGAAGCAAGAACGATCATCTCTGATACATTTAAATCTTTCGGCTTTTTCCCAAAATAAAACTCAGAAGCACTTGCAAACCCGAAGGCGCCATGACCCAAATACACATTATTCATATAATGTAATAGGATCTTTTCTTTATCTAAAGAGGATTCAAGTGCATAGGCTAATTGGGCTTCTTTCAACTTTCTGCCCAAACTTTTTTCACGATCGTTCAGAAGGATACGAGCCAACTGTTGAGTGATTGTAGAAGCGCCTTGTTTAAATCTAAAACTGATTATATTTACAAAAAATGCACGCAACACAGAAGAATAATGAATTCCACCATGTGAGAAAAAGCTACGGTCCTCTACAAGAAGTACCATTCTTTTTAAATTTTCAGGATAAGCTTCCCACTCTAAGTTACTGGTTTTTTTACCGAAAATTTCGGAAACTTTTCTCCCGTCTCTATCATAAATGACAGTCGGTTGATGAATATAAAAAATACTTAATAGACCAGGGACTTCTGCTTCTCTTTGAATAACTCCCATCCAGAAAAAGATCAGGAAGACTAATGCTAAAGGTAATGGGATCAGAACGAGCCAGATATTCGGGCGGAATTTAGGAAATTGGAATCTTCTTCCCTTTTCTAATAATCTTTCCGACAAAGTTTTTATCGGGCGATGAAAAGCAGTGGGAGACGACTCAGTTTCAGTTCTTACCTTTTGGAACCAAGGACGATCTTCAGAAGTATTTTTAGACCGGGACTCTTTCCAATTCTCCCATTTAGATTGAATACCTTCTAGAAAGTTTGCGATTGGAGATTCTTTAGGGACTTCTTTTTTAACAGGACGAATAACAGGTCTTTCTCTTTCCTGATATGTTGGAGTTCCAACAGGTAGTGCCGGCATCTCCTCTTTGGGAGATGGTTTTTCTTCTATAGTTTCAATGGGAGAAGATACGTATTTGACTAATGCCTTCTGGCCACAACGATAACAAGTGAGCTTAAAAACAGTGCCGGTAGGAACTCCTTCAGGCAGCCTGGAAATGGTTCCGCAAGAAAGGCATTCAAACTTGGATTCTGTAAGAGTGCGGACCTTAGTTTCCAACATCTCTATTAATGTCGGAGAGATCCGCTAACCCTACAAGCAAGAAAGTGTTACGGCACCGGTTTTCTTTCGGTGATTACCAGGAAATCTGCCAATTTCCAATCTTCTTCTTGAAAACTTTTGCCTTCTTCTGATGGAAAAATACTGACCGTCAAAACATTCAGTCCCATCTGTTTCAGCCTATATGTCAGCCCTAAACTTCGATCAGAATGAAATCTTCCGTTCACATGTATAATCTTTCTCTTTAATAAAAAGTACGCCTCAGCAATTGAGTCCGCCATAGAAGCATCCCAAACATATTGTGCATCTATAAACTTTTGTTTATCTGGAGAAAATCCCGTAGGAGAATGTTCTGCGATCATTGCAGACAAAAGTTCTTCGTATTCCTTTTGCCTGAATAAATTATAAGTATATCTAGGTGGAAGAAAAGGAGATCTGATCTTATATAAAGAATCTAATCCTTGGTGAGATACAAGGTTTACATATTTTCTGGGAGCGTTAGCCGCAAGCACAGGAAGATTTTTTTCTTTTGCAAAAGAAACCATTGGATGATAATCCGTTTGGTAATTCGGCCAAAATTTTCCAGAGTTCAAAAAACCTCTTTCGGTAATCTCTCCCTTACAATATTCATCCACTGATCTTTGCTGATCCTTCTCCAACATCTCCAAGGAAAGAAGTGTAGAATATGTCGAGGCAATTTTTTTGAAAGCCTCCAATTTCCAAGCATGCCCCACCTTATCATTATGTTCTTCTCCGAAAATAATAACATCTGCATCTTTCGCCTTTTCTATGATAGACGAAAGGTCTACCTTGGATTTACTTTTTGAATCGTAAACTTCAGGATTAAAAGTTTGTGAGAATAGGAAAGATGGGAAAAGAAGAAGGAAGCAAAAAATACGAACCAGCATGAAACTTAGTTTGGAAATCAAAAGAAAAAAGAAAAGAACTTAAATAAGTATAGAAGCTTGTAAATCGATCGACAAGGATCCGAATCAACAGATCATTCTACCTGCTTTTGAAGAGGTGAAAATGAATACGGAAACTATTATTATCAAAACCGCTCATGGTGAAATGCAAACTTTTGTGGCTTATCCGGATTCTTTTCCTTCTCCCTGTATTTTAGTATTACAAGAAGCTTTTGGAGTAAACGATCATATCAAAGATATTGCAGTTCGATTTACCAAAGAAGGTTATCTTGCTGTTGCTCCGGAACTTTATTATAGAACTGCTCCTCCAGGATTTGCCGGAAGTTACGAAGACTTCATGGCATTAAAGCCTCATTTCAGTCAATTGACTCCTGAAAATTTACAATCGGATCTAAATGCAGTTTTAGATTGGATCAAAACAAATCCCAAAAGTATTCCAGATAGAATTGCAAGTATTGGTTATTGTTTGGGTGGATGGGTTTCCTTTTTCGCAAACTCACTTTATACTTTCAAGGCAGCAATTTCGTATTACGGATCCAGAATAGTCCAAACTTCGGAAGAATATTCTCCCAAACAAAACGCACCTTTACTTTTGGTTTGGGCGGGAAAGGATAGAAGTGTAAAACAAACTCATATAGCCGCGATCTCAGAATTACTAAAAAGTTCGGGGAAAAATTACGTGGAGTTAGTCTTTTCAGAAGCAGAGCATGGGTTCTTCTGCGATGCGAGAGCGGCGTATCATAAAACTTCTGCCGCTCAGGCCTGGGCGATCACATTAGCTTTTTTGAAAGAACATTTGTAGGAACTCCTACATTATTCAAACTGTAATGTTGGAACTCCAACATCGCACATAAAAATAAAATTTACTACTTCAGTACCTTCTCAATTTGATCTGTGACTTCTTTACTGTCCGGTTCAGTTCCAGAACGAAATCTCGCCACAATCTTACCCGCAGGAGAGATCAGAAATTTTTCGAAATTCCATTTTACATCGCCTGGATCCGGAGAAGAAGAAGTTAAATAAGTATAAAGAGGATGCTGATCTTCTCCCTTGACTGAGATCTTGGACATCATATCGAAGGTTGCACCTTTTTTCACTCTGCAGAATTGTTCTATCTCTGCATCACTACCAGGTTCTTGGGAG contains:
- a CDS encoding DUF4405 domain-containing protein, producing the protein MKLKKEFVTPYLVFIFLIVGATGVLMFFHLLDDYTKVVHEFLGICFVLFAIFHIRMNWSSIKNYAKKKQLLLPSIAILIISIAFIVGGKMHGNLEHDILEKVLRSPVSDSFKLLNGDYQQAEEILKKNNVIIDDPSKSLEEISIQNKKSPEEIVELILK
- a CDS encoding amidohydrolase family protein; this encodes MNWNSWIKTYKKPKHYVLKTFTVAVIIIAAACFLIECKKSAISEDQTIAIINANIFDGENLIKDRTLVIKGNRIHSIGGEIPAGARIVDAEGSMLMPGLMDSHVHTDIDGLHDALLFGVTTELEMTGQWMFWERWQLANRNDIADMRSAGMGITPPGGHPTQYMQLSSNWFLKTFYRYPFVSTPEEAIKFVDKQVEGGSDFIKIIIEDGDTVGTPGLPVIDDATLIASVKASHRRGKMAIAHVTSIAGGRRAISAGVDGLAHMFFDEKPDNDLIAEIRSSGAFIVPTLTTLSTAFGNSPRTLVSDKRVSSKLSKEWLEALSKSMNVYPKGKLEDSFESVMALHKSGVDILAGSDVSEPIADLGGLAHGASLHHELQLLVEAGFKPIEALRAATSVPARRFSLNDRGRIFPGARADLLLIDGNPLQNISETLSIRNVWRAGIQQ
- a CDS encoding transglycosylase domain-containing protein; the encoded protein is MLETKVRTLTESKFECLSCGTISRLPEGVPTGTVFKLTCYRCGQKALVKYVSSPIETIEEKPSPKEEMPALPVGTPTYQERERPVIRPVKKEVPKESPIANFLEGIQSKWENWKESRSKNTSEDRPWFQKVRTETESSPTAFHRPIKTLSERLLEKGRRFQFPKFRPNIWLVLIPLPLALVFLIFFWMGVIQREAEVPGLLSIFYIHQPTVIYDRDGRKVSEIFGKKTSNLEWEAYPENLKRMVLLVEDRSFFSHGGIHYSSVLRAFFVNIISFRFKQGASTITQQLARILLNDREKSLGRKLKEAQLAYALESSLDKEKILLHYMNNVYLGHGAFGFASASEFYFGKKPKDLNVSEMIVLASLASAPNRFSPLKNPDLSSGRVEAILRSLENDGALKEDLRPAIQDIYQTFNTRSPGETVYGNRKDDSPYVTEHVRKFLQTMYPDTNIYESGGFSVYTTISQPVQAELQKVVKTHVENLLKSGQVRRNRLTENGKNADVTPFRNLVADLSPALELFIDTDRFVTGGDSGLQAAVVAVDPQTGDVLLLHGGTEFKSDNQFPRATGMFRQTGSTIKPILYSEAIDSGIANPATHILDAPLIYKNSVSNWMPENIGNQYDGDISLRVALAKSKNTAAVQIAEKLGLGEISTAFERFFFPEEKVLKSRFRRDLSLALGSLELSPLEMASAYSAFANDGNIVRPHLIEKVVDRAGNVVYQRKDQDEFNLKWPQTRKAITPPTAEIMVDLLHGSANHAGVRNTGYRGEVAGKTGTTNEHRDAWFVGVRPGISMAVWLGYDSPGFGMGNSALGGTIAAPLWGTIAKLFDSAESGDKEERRKYSYSQRAVTMEICPESGKLPGPDCPKKIGELFHPSHLPAETCPLTHKSDAKQELLKNVF
- a CDS encoding ChaN family lipoprotein, which encodes MLVRIFCFLLLFPSFLFSQTFNPEVYDSKSKSKVDLSSIIEKAKDADVIIFGEEHNDKVGHAWKLEAFKKIASTYSTLLSLEMLEKDQQRSVDEYCKGEITERGFLNSGKFWPNYQTDYHPMVSFAKEKNLPVLAANAPRKYVNLVSHQGLDSLYKIRSPFLPPRYTYNLFRQKEYEELLSAMIAEHSPTGFSPDKQKFIDAQYVWDASMADSIAEAYFLLKRKIIHVNGRFHSDRSLGLTYRLKQMGLNVLTVSIFPSEEGKSFQEEDWKLADFLVITERKPVP
- a CDS encoding dienelactone hydrolase family protein; the encoded protein is MNTETIIIKTAHGEMQTFVAYPDSFPSPCILVLQEAFGVNDHIKDIAVRFTKEGYLAVAPELYYRTAPPGFAGSYEDFMALKPHFSQLTPENLQSDLNAVLDWIKTNPKSIPDRIASIGYCLGGWVSFFANSLYTFKAAISYYGSRIVQTSEEYSPKQNAPLLLVWAGKDRSVKQTHIAAISELLKSSGKNYVELVFSEAEHGFFCDARAAYHKTSAAQAWAITLAFLKEHL
- a CDS encoding glutathione peroxidase; this translates as MALKSVLIFLSLLIVSSSLFAAPKAVYDFTVKDIKGKDVTLSKYKGKTLLIVNVASKCGYTYQYENLEKVYKKYKEKGFEIVGFPANNFLSQEPGSDAEIEQFCRVKKGATFDMMSKISVKGEDQHPLYTYLTSSSPDPGDVKWNFEKFLISPAGKIVARFRSGTEPDSKEVTDQIEKVLK